The following proteins come from a genomic window of Phnomibacter ginsenosidimutans:
- a CDS encoding acyltransferase family protein — protein sequence MSQAPAAFADSKQHYPILDGLRGVAAVMVVVFHIFETFAGGNHSKQIINHGYLAVDFFFLLSGFVIGYAYDDRWHKMTLGGFFKRRLIRLHPMIVMGMVIGAALFYTQAGPVFPDIAATPVWKMLLVVLVGFTLLPLPVSYDIRGWAEMHPLNGPAWSLFFEYIANILYALVLRKLSNVILGILVVLAGANLLHYCVTGANGDVIGGWSLEPLQLRIGFTRLLYPFLAGLLLSRLVKPGKLHNAFTWSSLILVLVLVWPRVGSDDAKWVNGLYDALVILLVFPAVVYMGASGQLGKGPVSKISRFLGDISYPIYIIHYPFIYWYTNWAIEHDQYLFGSTTGHIVLVLVSVAVLLVSILVAYLCLKLYDEPVRRWLTRKWM from the coding sequence ATGAGCCAAGCGCCTGCTGCTTTTGCCGACAGCAAACAACATTACCCCATTCTCGACGGGCTGCGGGGCGTGGCCGCCGTGATGGTGGTGGTCTTCCACATTTTCGAAACTTTTGCGGGTGGCAATCACAGCAAGCAAATCATCAACCACGGATATCTGGCGGTTGATTTTTTCTTTTTGCTTTCGGGCTTTGTGATTGGGTATGCCTACGATGACCGCTGGCACAAAATGACACTTGGCGGATTTTTCAAACGTCGCCTCATTCGCCTGCACCCCATGATTGTAATGGGTATGGTGATTGGAGCGGCTCTCTTTTACACACAGGCGGGACCGGTGTTTCCCGACATTGCAGCTACGCCAGTTTGGAAAATGCTGCTGGTAGTGTTGGTGGGCTTCACCTTGTTGCCACTGCCCGTATCGTACGACATTCGGGGCTGGGCAGAAATGCATCCACTCAACGGCCCGGCATGGTCGTTGTTTTTTGAATACATCGCCAACATACTGTATGCTTTAGTGCTGCGTAAATTGTCAAACGTTATCCTCGGTATTTTGGTTGTGCTGGCTGGTGCTAACTTGTTGCATTATTGTGTCACGGGTGCCAATGGCGATGTGATTGGTGGCTGGTCGCTGGAGCCGCTGCAACTGCGCATTGGTTTCACCCGTTTGCTATATCCATTTTTGGCAGGCCTCTTACTTTCTCGTTTGGTTAAGCCCGGAAAGTTGCACAATGCTTTTACATGGAGCAGCTTAATATTAGTACTGGTACTGGTTTGGCCACGGGTGGGCAGCGATGATGCCAAATGGGTAAATGGATTGTACGATGCCTTGGTGATTTTACTGGTATTTCCTGCAGTAGTGTACATGGGGGCCAGCGGTCAGTTAGGCAAAGGGCCAGTATCAAAAATCAGCCGTTTCCTCGGCGATATTTCATATCCCATTTACATCATTCATTATCCCTTTATTTACTGGTACACCAATTGGGCTATTGAACATGACCAATACCTGTTTGGTTCCACCACTGGCCATATCGTACTTGTATTGGTGAGTGTAGCAGTGCTGCTGGTAAGCATACTGGTGGCTTATTTGTGCCTCAAGCTCTACGATGAACCGGTTAGGCGCTGGCTTACCCGAAAATGGATGTAG
- a CDS encoding TonB-dependent receptor plug domain-containing protein: protein MTASVTTISGNALQGKVAGVTVTSNSGAMAETSIQIRGAGSISGDNTPLYVVDGILMDAMPGNLDPNTVTIEVLKAAVGTAIYGSRAANGVIVITTGGNKAPAIRTRFSDDAYFLPDASTDKKGFARIPIRYPENITGWQHVVYAAAPKGKYGSAAIVSKTFKLLQGILQVPAFLTEGDSIYLSGKAINYSQQTKQIKTSFGMRGQQTTQTVLANEGQSAISYFGIKAPSCI, encoded by the coding sequence ATAACAGCCAGTGTAACAACTATTTCTGGCAACGCACTACAAGGAAAAGTAGCGGGTGTAACGGTTACCAGCAACAGCGGCGCCATGGCAGAAACCAGCATTCAGATAAGAGGCGCTGGCAGCATAAGCGGCGACAATACACCACTCTATGTAGTAGATGGTATACTCATGGATGCGATGCCCGGCAACCTCGACCCTAACACGGTGACTATTGAAGTATTGAAAGCTGCAGTGGGCACTGCTATCTATGGCAGTCGTGCTGCCAATGGTGTAATTGTGATTACAACAGGCGGCAACAAAGCCCCCGCCATTCGTACCAGGTTTAGTGATGATGCTTACTTTTTGCCCGATGCCAGCACCGACAAAAAAGGGTTTGCCCGTATACCTATTCGTTACCCAGAAAACATCACCGGTTGGCAGCATGTGGTATATGCCGCTGCGCCCAAGGGTAAATATGGCAGTGCCGCCATTGTAAGCAAAACCTTCAAACTATTGCAAGGCATATTGCAGGTGCCTGCCTTCCTTACTGAAGGTGACAGCATTTACCTGAGCGGTAAAGCCATCAACTACAGCCAGCAAACAAAGCAGATCAAGACCAGCTTTGGCATGCGTGGACAACAAACCACACAAACAGTGCTGGCCAATGAAGGCCAATCAGCCATCAGTTATTTTGGCATCAAAGCACCAAGCTGCATTTGA
- a CDS encoding carboxypeptidase-like regulatory domain-containing protein, which translates to MRGILCCCWIIAVMMMPARAQRDQQSSLHFLQNQKAFTHYKAAYRIPADSMAKWTLQERINFDYINQLQPAWVGYDSIQYSDIPLPNGHFVWVRAVAESLHAWLDVRTGLSFNNIANGDQRLLTVYNLQGEVPAQMQASLQGKKLKWSAQSAGFVLPKRKKDMDDRLLIISTATDTLISWLSYEPPYRYHYQKPLRQWPVIKQVLNTGRKISRIFSGDTYYNSNKSRRQLYRGFVLFNKPLYKPADTLKFKAWITDRKGNPVHSTQTVSIQYYYKKSSKKIELGQLEPTVPGSYHMSWPLPDSLPMDVQYELYLQGPKTYNKLNSSFKTEEYQLPDISSFSVSTLQNWWLRKDSLRISLEAKDASGILLPDGSVELLLTRKTLQHFYPDSLFVPDTLWRTKIALLTDGPTQVYIPAYALPEANIETQLFAQLRNSSNELKEQQLTLTHYARQQRIVIERSSDSLHIRFETDGVPTVATARIESMEDWYNLDTVVQLPLSMRIHPMANDYDVTVLDALGKKVVSENYDLSKMRTTPAISNTSKGDTVSFVISNPTGMPVWLAVTKNKGRIQRMMLRQTTYSWQQHARKGDRYLVQVNYWEGDQERLLTERLQLQYNLLQVTPNIAPTAQPGAADTLTVKVTDYKGKPVAHANLTAVANNTQLQQHFRYPDMPVRIRLKRYKKVVQPGEFDNSEIAFKTDTVATRFAQILHQLHGDTMFYYQRLMDTGAIRIVRSPLNNAYPEASIYAIEKGKPAAIYVTHINNLPVHMWWQNAIQANSNIVYPGYSKISLRTWNKLIEIDSVYMQPYQKHDVFIQLDSAAWHPHVRITPMPDTLTHAEKTQLQRYFIQIENDRNSSGAWLWNYSLQAKLSYANGTYIAGPFMTFDSITIYNSSTNLHTKFPFESNYRYRISQHLVRLEKTDLLPGKIKLRNQSMPWRLGDTTWHYDLPLAEKKVADTRRNFSNYLYQSYSTDRRHGSLHLQYKTDSSIRFTILIKAGQYNTAMVFNGQPNIIHQLDTGYYQLVLVDKHDFGFNTAPFYIHPAGANALRIHATAFTATNAAAYEIYAAQHRREFEKWQQQSTKQEESTTKIEEVLPGLASISGKVTDAVTGMPLAGVTVQLKNTNRTVSTGADGMYQFSNIASAQYTLVFQYVGYGTLERQHFARLYADNAVDAALHVSHSSLDEVVVVGYGSVKKEA; encoded by the coding sequence ATGCGAGGGATACTTTGTTGTTGTTGGATAATAGCTGTAATGATGATGCCTGCCCGGGCACAACGAGACCAGCAAAGCAGTTTGCATTTTTTACAAAACCAGAAAGCCTTCACGCACTACAAAGCCGCGTACCGCATTCCGGCTGACAGCATGGCCAAATGGACATTGCAGGAACGCATCAACTTTGACTACATCAATCAATTGCAACCCGCCTGGGTAGGTTACGACAGCATTCAGTACAGCGATATTCCTTTGCCCAATGGCCACTTTGTGTGGGTACGTGCCGTGGCAGAAAGCCTGCATGCCTGGCTGGATGTTCGCACCGGATTGTCTTTCAACAACATTGCCAACGGCGATCAAAGATTGCTCACTGTGTACAATCTGCAAGGCGAAGTTCCTGCACAAATGCAAGCTAGTTTACAGGGCAAAAAACTCAAATGGTCGGCACAGTCTGCCGGCTTTGTTTTGCCTAAGCGAAAGAAAGACATGGACGATCGCCTGCTGATCATTAGCACCGCTACAGATACACTCATTAGCTGGCTGAGCTATGAGCCACCATATCGGTATCATTATCAAAAACCGTTGCGCCAATGGCCGGTCATTAAACAAGTATTGAATACAGGCAGAAAAATTAGCCGCATTTTTTCTGGCGATACTTACTACAACAGCAACAAAAGCCGCCGCCAATTATACAGAGGTTTTGTGCTTTTCAACAAGCCGCTGTACAAGCCAGCGGATACGCTCAAATTCAAAGCATGGATTACAGACAGAAAAGGCAATCCCGTACACAGCACACAAACCGTGAGCATACAGTACTACTACAAAAAAAGCAGCAAAAAAATAGAACTTGGCCAATTGGAACCTACCGTACCCGGCAGCTACCACATGAGCTGGCCACTGCCCGACAGCCTGCCCATGGATGTGCAGTACGAGCTGTATTTGCAAGGCCCCAAGACCTACAATAAGCTCAACAGCAGTTTTAAAACGGAAGAGTATCAGCTGCCTGATATTTCCAGCTTCAGTGTAAGCACGTTACAAAACTGGTGGCTGCGCAAAGACAGCCTGCGCATTTCACTGGAAGCCAAAGATGCCAGTGGCATCCTGCTGCCCGATGGTAGTGTGGAGCTGTTGCTTACCCGAAAAACGCTGCAGCATTTTTACCCCGATAGTTTGTTTGTACCTGATACACTTTGGCGTACAAAAATAGCCTTGCTTACAGATGGCCCTACGCAAGTGTACATTCCTGCGTATGCATTACCAGAGGCTAATATCGAAACTCAATTGTTTGCACAACTTCGCAATAGCTCGAATGAATTGAAGGAGCAACAACTTACCCTTACCCACTATGCCCGGCAGCAGCGCATTGTAATTGAACGCAGCAGCGATAGCCTGCACATTCGATTTGAAACGGATGGCGTACCCACTGTGGCTACAGCACGAATAGAAAGCATGGAAGATTGGTACAATCTCGATACGGTGGTGCAGCTGCCATTGAGCATGCGTATTCATCCCATGGCCAACGATTATGATGTAACAGTGCTGGATGCGCTGGGCAAAAAAGTAGTATCAGAAAATTACGACCTGTCGAAAATGAGGACTACGCCTGCTATCAGCAACACATCCAAAGGCGACACGGTAAGTTTTGTCATCAGTAATCCAACCGGCATGCCGGTGTGGTTGGCCGTTACCAAAAACAAAGGCCGCATCCAACGCATGATGCTGCGCCAAACCACCTACAGCTGGCAACAACATGCCCGCAAAGGCGACCGCTATTTGGTACAGGTTAATTATTGGGAAGGCGATCAGGAACGATTGCTCACTGAAAGACTGCAACTGCAATACAACCTGCTGCAGGTAACTCCCAACATAGCGCCTACTGCGCAACCAGGTGCAGCAGATACACTCACAGTAAAAGTAACCGACTACAAAGGCAAGCCTGTAGCCCATGCCAACCTTACTGCCGTGGCCAACAACACTCAATTGCAACAGCATTTTCGCTACCCCGACATGCCCGTTCGTATAAGGCTGAAGCGCTACAAAAAAGTAGTGCAGCCCGGTGAATTTGACAACAGTGAAATAGCATTCAAAACAGATACTGTGGCAACGAGATTTGCGCAAATACTTCATCAGCTGCATGGCGATACCATGTTTTATTACCAACGACTAATGGATACCGGCGCCATCCGCATTGTGCGTTCACCTCTTAACAATGCATATCCTGAGGCAAGCATTTACGCCATAGAAAAAGGAAAGCCCGCAGCTATTTATGTTACCCATATAAATAATCTTCCTGTACATATGTGGTGGCAAAATGCCATACAGGCCAACAGCAACATTGTCTATCCCGGTTACAGCAAAATCAGCCTGCGCACCTGGAACAAACTCATTGAGATAGACAGCGTATACATGCAGCCTTACCAAAAACACGATGTGTTTATTCAGTTGGATAGTGCGGCATGGCATCCACACGTACGCATTACACCCATGCCCGACACCTTGACCCATGCAGAGAAAACTCAGCTGCAGCGCTATTTCATACAAATTGAAAACGACCGCAACAGCAGCGGCGCCTGGCTGTGGAATTATAGTTTGCAAGCAAAACTTTCTTATGCCAATGGCACTTACATCGCCGGTCCATTCATGACATTCGATAGTATTACCATTTACAACAGCAGCACTAACCTCCACACCAAATTTCCTTTTGAAAGCAACTACCGCTACCGCATTTCACAACATCTGGTTCGGTTAGAAAAAACGGACTTACTGCCCGGCAAAATAAAGCTGCGTAATCAATCTATGCCTTGGCGTTTGGGAGATACCACCTGGCATTATGACTTGCCTTTGGCAGAAAAGAAAGTTGCAGATACAAGAAGAAACTTCAGCAACTATCTGTATCAATCCTACAGCACCGACCGCAGGCATGGCAGTTTGCATTTGCAATACAAAACAGATAGCAGCATTCGGTTTACCATCCTCATCAAAGCGGGTCAATACAATACAGCCATGGTATTTAATGGCCAACCCAATATCATTCACCAATTGGATACCGGTTACTATCAACTGGTGCTGGTAGACAAACATGATTTTGGTTTCAATACAGCACCATTTTACATACACCCTGCAGGCGCCAATGCATTGCGTATTCATGCAACAGCATTTACCGCTACCAATGCAGCAGCCTACGAAATATACGCTGCACAACACCGTAGAGAATTTGAAAAATGGCAACAGCAATCCACAAAACAAGAAGAATCAACCACTAAAATAGAAGAAGTGTTGCCGGGCTTGGCCAGTATTTCCGGAAAAGTAACGGACGCAGTAACGGGCATGCCACTGGCAGGTGTAACGGTGCAGTTGAAAAACACCAACCGTACAGTGAGCACCGGAGCCGATGGCATGTATCAATTCAGCAATATTGCCAGTGCACAGTATACGCTGGTATTTCAATACGTTGGGTATGGAACACTGGAACGACAGCACTTTGCCCGCTTGTATGCCGACAATGCCGTGGATGCTGCCTTGCATGTATCACATAGCTCTTTGGATGAAGTAGTGGTAGTAGGCTATGGTTCAGTCAAAAAAGAAGCATAA
- the aspS gene encoding aspartate--tRNA ligase, which produces MYRTHTCGELRLEHAGTEVTLAGWVQTVRKFGAITFVDLRDRYGITQLVFAETLNDQLDSNPLGREFVLQAKGLVRERTSKNANIATGDVEIAVSEFSILNKAATPPFTIQDDTDGGDDLRMKYRYLDLRRNAVKKNIELRYAVNRATRDYLHQNSFMDIETPFLIKSTPEGARDFVVPSRMNAGQFYALPQSPQTFKQLLMVSGYDRYYQIVKCFRDEDLRADRQPEFTQIDCEMSFVEQNDILNMFEGLVKYIFKTVKGIDYSEAVQRMTYDDALWNYGNDKPDIRFDMRLLNLKKPHHVLVDYKDSRDLIEGAGFGVFDNAETVLAIAVPGAAEYTRKQIDELTEWVKRPQIGMQGLVNIKCNADGTFKSSVDKFYSEDKLKAISEAANAKAGDLILILAGKEELTRKATSTLRLEMAERLGLRNPEVFKMLWVIDFPLFEFALEDQDGGGAGRWVARHHPFTSPKPDHISIMIENGPKVEDLDKYLEHPYARIKANAYDLVLNGNEIGGGSIRIFQRELQEKMFAALGLDEHEQKEKFGFLLGAFEYGAPPHGGLAFGFDRLCAILGGSESIRDFIAFPKNNAGRDVMLDAPGEIAAKQYAELHIKPA; this is translated from the coding sequence ATGTACAGAACACATACTTGTGGCGAATTGAGACTGGAACATGCCGGCACCGAAGTAACCCTGGCCGGCTGGGTGCAAACCGTACGCAAATTTGGCGCCATCACCTTCGTAGACCTGCGTGACCGCTACGGCATTACGCAGCTGGTATTTGCCGAAACCTTGAATGACCAGCTCGACAGCAATCCGCTGGGCCGTGAGTTTGTGCTGCAGGCAAAAGGCCTGGTACGCGAAAGAACCAGCAAAAACGCCAACATTGCTACCGGCGATGTAGAAATTGCCGTCAGCGAATTCAGCATTCTCAACAAAGCCGCTACGCCACCCTTCACCATTCAGGACGATACCGATGGTGGCGACGACCTGCGGATGAAATACCGCTACCTCGACCTGCGCCGCAATGCAGTGAAGAAAAATATTGAGCTGCGCTATGCGGTAAACCGTGCCACACGAGATTATCTGCACCAGAATAGTTTCATGGATATTGAAACGCCTTTTCTCATCAAGAGCACTCCCGAAGGGGCCCGTGATTTTGTAGTGCCCAGCCGTATGAATGCCGGACAGTTTTATGCGCTGCCGCAAAGTCCGCAAACCTTTAAGCAACTGCTGATGGTGAGTGGCTATGACCGCTACTATCAAATTGTAAAATGCTTCCGCGATGAAGACCTGCGAGCCGACCGCCAGCCTGAGTTTACACAGATAGACTGTGAAATGAGTTTCGTAGAGCAAAACGATATCCTCAACATGTTTGAGGGTTTGGTGAAATACATTTTCAAAACCGTAAAAGGTATCGATTACAGCGAAGCCGTACAGCGCATGACTTACGACGATGCACTGTGGAACTACGGCAACGATAAGCCCGATATTCGTTTCGACATGCGGTTGCTGAACCTGAAGAAGCCGCACCATGTGCTGGTTGATTACAAAGACAGCCGTGACCTGATTGAAGGTGCCGGCTTTGGTGTGTTTGATAATGCGGAGACAGTCCTCGCCATTGCTGTGCCTGGTGCTGCAGAATATACCCGCAAGCAAATTGATGAACTCACCGAGTGGGTGAAGCGGCCACAAATTGGCATGCAGGGTTTGGTGAACATCAAGTGCAATGCCGATGGCACTTTCAAGAGTAGCGTTGATAAATTTTATAGCGAAGACAAACTGAAAGCCATTTCTGAAGCGGCCAATGCCAAGGCAGGCGATTTGATTTTGATATTGGCGGGCAAAGAAGAACTCACCCGCAAAGCAACAAGTACGCTGCGCCTCGAAATGGCAGAGCGTTTGGGCCTGCGCAATCCCGAAGTGTTCAAAATGCTGTGGGTGATCGACTTCCCGTTGTTTGAATTTGCGCTGGAAGACCAGGACGGCGGTGGAGCAGGCCGTTGGGTGGCCCGTCACCATCCGTTTACCAGTCCCAAGCCCGATCATATTTCCATCATGATTGAGAACGGGCCCAAGGTGGAAGACCTCGATAAATACCTCGAACATCCGTATGCCCGTATCAAGGCCAATGCGTACGATTTGGTGCTGAATGGCAACGAGATTGGCGGTGGCAGCATCCGCATTTTCCAAAGAGAATTGCAGGAAAAGATGTTTGCCGCCCTTGGTTTAGATGAGCATGAGCAAAAAGAAAAGTTCGGCTTCCTGCTCGGTGCGTTTGAATACGGTGCACCGCCGCATGGTGGTTTGGCTTTTGGCTTCGACCGCCTCTGCGCCATCCTCGGTGGTAGCGAAAGCATCCGTGATTTCATTGCTTTCCCCAAAAACAATGCAGGCCGCGATGTAATGCTGGATGCACCGGGAGAAATTGCTGCCAAGCAATACGCAGAGCTGCACATCAAGCCGGCATAA
- a CDS encoding circularly permuted type 2 ATP-grasp protein, giving the protein MSNMPANQVIWDEMFASEGVRARYKQVYEALQQMSWDDLRAKDLQAADFFMNQGITFTVYSDNKGIERIFPFDIIPRIITGKEWDHVEKGIQQRLKALNMFLKDIYNDQQIIKDGIIPAALIASCPHFLKEAVGIKVPHDIYVHISGIDLIRGNDGKFYVLEDNLRTPSGVSYMLENREVTKRIFPDMLAQNQVRMVNNYPVKLLNILSSLSPRPVDQPNVVILTPGVYNSAYYEHTFLARTMGIPLVEGRDLVVDNQKVFMKTTAGLQPVDVIYRRIDDDFIDPLVFRPDSVLGVPGIMSAYRKGNVALVNAIGNGVADDKAVYAYVPDMIKYYLNEEAILSNVPTYRMENEDERKHVFENLSSMVVKQTNQSGGYGLVMGNKASDAELNDLKNAILDNPRNFIAQPIIQLSTVPCLVDGKLESRHVDLRPYALCGPDGIEIVPGGLTRVALRKGSLVVNSSQGGGSKDTWIVDLEE; this is encoded by the coding sequence ATGAGCAACATGCCTGCCAATCAGGTAATATGGGATGAAATGTTTGCATCCGAAGGTGTACGTGCCCGCTACAAGCAGGTGTACGAAGCCTTGCAGCAAATGTCGTGGGATGACCTTCGGGCAAAGGATTTGCAAGCGGCAGACTTTTTCATGAACCAGGGTATTACGTTTACCGTATACAGCGACAACAAAGGCATCGAACGTATTTTTCCTTTCGATATTATTCCCCGTATCATTACAGGCAAAGAATGGGATCATGTAGAAAAAGGCATTCAGCAACGGCTGAAAGCACTCAACATGTTTTTGAAAGACATCTACAACGATCAGCAGATTATAAAGGATGGCATAATACCTGCAGCGCTGATTGCCAGTTGCCCGCATTTTTTGAAAGAAGCGGTGGGCATTAAAGTGCCTCATGATATTTATGTGCACATCAGTGGCATTGATTTGATTCGGGGCAACGATGGCAAATTTTATGTACTGGAAGACAACCTGCGTACGCCCAGTGGTGTGAGCTACATGCTCGAAAACAGGGAAGTAACGAAGCGCATTTTTCCGGATATGCTGGCGCAAAATCAGGTGCGGATGGTGAACAACTATCCGGTGAAGCTGCTCAATATTTTATCGTCATTATCGCCGCGGCCGGTAGACCAACCCAATGTGGTCATTCTGACCCCCGGGGTATACAACTCTGCTTATTACGAACATACTTTTTTGGCCCGTACCATGGGTATACCGCTGGTTGAAGGCCGCGATTTGGTGGTAGACAACCAAAAGGTATTTATGAAAACAACTGCCGGGCTGCAACCCGTGGATGTTATCTATCGCCGAATTGATGATGACTTTATAGATCCGTTGGTGTTTCGCCCCGATAGTGTGCTGGGGGTACCCGGTATTATGAGTGCATATCGCAAGGGTAATGTGGCCTTGGTGAATGCTATTGGCAATGGCGTGGCCGACGACAAAGCTGTGTATGCATATGTGCCCGATATGATTAAGTACTACCTCAATGAGGAAGCCATTTTGTCGAACGTGCCCACTTACCGTATGGAAAATGAGGACGAACGCAAACATGTATTTGAAAATTTGAGCAGCATGGTGGTAAAACAAACCAACCAAAGCGGAGGCTACGGATTGGTAATGGGCAACAAAGCCAGCGATGCTGAACTCAACGATTTGAAGAATGCGATTTTGGACAACCCCCGCAATTTTATTGCGCAACCCATTATACAACTCAGCACAGTGCCTTGCCTGGTAGATGGCAAACTGGAAAGCCGCCACGTAGACCTGCGGCCCTATGCATTGTGTGGCCCCGATGGCATTGAAATTGTACCTGGTGGGCTTACCCGTGTGGCCCTGCGCAAAGGAAGCCTTGTGGTAAACAGCAGCCAGGGCGGCGGCAGTAAGGATACATGGATAGTGGATTTAGAGGAGTAG
- a CDS encoding alpha-E domain-containing protein — translation MMLSRIADNMFWLNRYMERADGLARATRYFYILGFDAWEGDTLGYGPLLKSFTSVKDEEAKALQQDPIQLLRFIIEDAANINSLKVLLSKARENARGSQDRVTKELWEQVNSMYHFITNEGLANRLKGEETLKVLDQLEKHCLLYNGIVDSTMPRGLGWEFMNLGKFIERSLQTIDLTDAYLQPMQYDLEKNDDLLYWRRLLYALSGYELYLKNNRGTHHSRQVICQAIFNPDFPRSVIYSLRRIEKYLQSLGG, via the coding sequence ATGATGCTGAGCAGAATTGCAGACAATATGTTTTGGCTGAACCGCTATATGGAGCGGGCCGACGGGCTGGCAAGGGCTACCCGTTATTTTTACATTTTGGGTTTTGATGCATGGGAAGGTGATACATTGGGCTACGGTCCGTTGCTCAAAAGTTTTACATCCGTAAAAGATGAAGAAGCCAAAGCATTGCAACAAGATCCGATACAATTGTTGCGTTTCATTATTGAAGATGCCGCCAACATCAACTCGTTGAAAGTGCTGCTAAGCAAGGCCCGTGAAAACGCCCGGGGTTCGCAGGACAGGGTGACCAAAGAGCTGTGGGAGCAGGTCAATAGTATGTATCATTTTATTACCAACGAAGGCCTGGCTAACCGCTTGAAAGGTGAAGAAACCTTGAAAGTGCTGGACCAGTTGGAAAAGCATTGCCTGCTGTACAACGGTATTGTAGACAGCACCATGCCCCGCGGTTTGGGCTGGGAGTTTATGAACCTTGGCAAGTTTATAGAACGCAGTTTGCAAACCATCGATTTGACCGACGCTTACCTGCAACCCATGCAATACGATTTGGAAAAAAATGATGACCTGTTGTATTGGCGGCGGTTGTTGTACGCCTTATCGGGTTACGAGCTGTACCTCAAAAACAACCGTGGTACACATCATAGCCGTCAGGTAATTTGTCAGGCTATTTTCAATCCCGATTTTCCTCGCAGCGTCATTTACAGTTTGCGCCGTATTGAAAAATACCTGCAATCGCTTGGTGGATGA
- a CDS encoding transglutaminase family protein has protein sequence MPVFQIHHITQYKYDRPVKESVSQVRIFPLQHAQQHVRQFELLITTNPQVATFTDYYGNTVGDFTVLQPHQTLAIDTRMTVETVEQKGYAPEDNITIADLRNTIALDIALLRLADPERIQEQDAIDDILQSITNPVQHVRHMAWACSEYIFRHFKYEKGITSVETTIDEILQHKSGVCQDFAHVLLQMLRSLGIPARYVSGYICPNKSGMRGEGATHAWVEFYTPGDGWVGIDPTNNVWVNGYHVVLATGRDFNDCSPVKGTFKGIARQSLSVFVSVGYEDGHVFEEVNEVKLETVSSDEVEPWQNDWMQAQQQQQ, from the coding sequence ATGCCGGTATTTCAAATTCACCATATTACGCAGTACAAATACGACCGGCCGGTAAAAGAAAGCGTCAGTCAGGTGCGCATTTTTCCGTTGCAGCATGCACAGCAACATGTACGCCAGTTTGAATTGCTTATTACCACCAATCCGCAGGTGGCCACGTTTACAGATTACTACGGCAATACTGTGGGCGATTTTACCGTGCTGCAGCCACACCAAACCCTGGCCATCGATACCCGCATGACAGTGGAAACGGTGGAGCAAAAAGGCTATGCACCCGAAGACAACATCACGATTGCAGATTTACGCAATACCATTGCATTAGATATAGCGCTGCTTCGCCTGGCCGATCCGGAGCGTATTCAGGAGCAGGACGCCATCGATGATATTTTGCAAAGCATCACCAATCCGGTGCAGCATGTGCGCCACATGGCATGGGCTTGCAGCGAATATATTTTCCGGCATTTCAAATATGAAAAGGGCATCACATCTGTTGAAACTACCATAGATGAAATTTTGCAACACAAAAGTGGTGTGTGTCAGGATTTTGCACATGTGCTATTGCAGATGCTGCGCAGCTTGGGCATTCCTGCCCGCTATGTGAGTGGCTACATTTGCCCCAACAAAAGCGGCATGCGTGGCGAAGGTGCTACCCATGCATGGGTTGAATTTTATACGCCCGGCGATGGTTGGGTAGGCATTGACCCTACCAACAACGTATGGGTAAATGGCTATCATGTGGTGTTGGCCACCGGCCGCGATTTTAATGATTGCTCACCTGTGAAGGGTACGTTTAAAGGCATCGCCCGGCAATCTCTCTCGGTGTTTGTATCTGTAGGCTACGAAGACGGCCATGTGTTTGAAGAAGTAAACGAAGTAAAACTCGAAACGGTATCGTCGGACGAAGTGGAGCCCTGGCAAAACGATTGGATGCAGGCGCAGCAACAGCAGCAATAG